AACGTCGTCTGGATTATGCCGATCTCTATTTTCAATCCAGCTACCACGAATCCTGGGTGCTGGAAGACCGTATCATAAAAGATGGCTCCTGGAATATCGATCAGGGCGTCGGCGTGCGTGCCGTCAGCGGTGAGAAAACGGGTTTCGCCTATGCAGACCAGATCACGCTGGCTGCGTTACAGCAGAGCGCGCAGGCGGCCCGTAGCATCGTGCGCGAGCAGGGCAACGGGCAGGCGCGAACCCTGGCGGCGGTAGCCCATCGCGCGCTCTATCCTGCCCACGATCCGCTGCAAAGCCTGTCGCGGGAAGAGAAAATTGCCCTGTTGCACCGCGTTGATAGCGCGGCGCGGGCGGCAGACAAGCGCGTACAGGAAGTCAGCGCCAGCCTCACCGGTGTGTATGAACTGGTGCTGGTAGCAGCCACAGACGGGACGCTGGCGGCGGACGTGCGCCCGCTGGTGCGCCTGTCGGTTAGCGTACAGGTAGAAGAAGATGGCAAGCGCGAGCGCGGTTCCAGCGGCGGCGGCGGGCGTACCGGCTACGATTTCTTCCTTGCTGATGAAGAGGGCGAAGTTCGGGCGGAACGCTGGGCGCGGGAAGCGGTGCGTATGGCGCTGGTTAACCTTTCCGCAGTTGCTGCCCCGGCAGGCTCGATCCCGGTAGTGCTGGGCGCTGGCTGGCCTGGCGTGCTGCTGCATGAAGCGGTAGGCCACGGTCTGGAAGGTGATTTCAATCGTCGTGGCACTTCAGTGTTCAGCGGCCAAATGGGCAAGCTGGTCGCTTCTGAGCTTTGTACGGTGGTGGATGATGGCACTTTAAGCGGCCTGCGCGGTTCGTTAGCCATTGATGATGAAGGCGTGCCGGGCCAGTACAATGTGCTGATTGAAAACGGTGTACTGAAAGGTTATATGCAGGACAAGCTTAACGCACGTCTGATGGGCGTCCCGCCTACCGGCAACGGGCGTCGCGAATCCTATGCGCATCTGCCGATGCCGCGCATGACCAATACCTATATGCTCGGCGGGCAGTCGACGCCGCAGGAAATTATTGAAAGCGTCGAGTATGGTCTCTATGCGCCTAACTTCGGCGGCGGCCAGGTGGATATTACCTCCGGAAAGTTTGTTTTCTCTACTTCGGAAGCCTACCTGATCGAAAAAGGCAAAGTGACGCGACCGGTGAAAGGCGCGACGTTGATCGGCTCCGGCATTGAAGCAATGCAACAGATCTCGATGGTTGGCAACGATTTGGCGCTGGATAAAGGCGTCGGCGTTTGCGGCAAAGAGGGGCAGAGCCTGCCGGTTGGCGTAGGCCAGCCGACGCTGAAGCTGGATCGTCTGACCGTAGGCGGCACCGCCTGAAAAATCGCCCCCCTGATGACGTTATCAGAGGGGCAAATCTTAACCGCCGTTGCGGTGCTCCTGATAGATTTGCGCCACCTTTTTGAACCAGGCGCTGAGATAATCGATACAGACCTGCACCTTCAGCGGCAGTTTATCCTTCTGCGTATAGAGCGCGTAAACCGGACGCGGATCGGACTGATAGCGGCGGAACAGAATTTCCACCTCGCCAGCTTTAATCTCATCAATCACCCACATCAGCGGCACATAAGCAATACCGCATCCCGCCTTCAGCCAGCGGATCAGCGTTTGTGAATCATTCGTCACGAAACGCCCCTGTGGCGAAAGATGCGTACTGATGCCTTCCGGCGCAATAAGCTCGAAATTGCTGTCCGGGCGCACGCTATATTCCAGCCAGGAGAAATTGGCGATATCGGACGGCTTCTCCGGCGTGCCGTGCTGCTCAAGGTAATGTTTTGCGGCGCAAACCACCATTGGCATCGATCCCAGCCGCCGTGAAAAGAAGCTGGAATCCTGTAGCGCGCCTACACGTATCACCATATCGAGGCCGTCGGCTATCAGATCGGGTGCGGGGATGCCCGTCACCAGATTAACCGTCAGGCCGGGATATTCCTGAAGCATCTCCGCCGTCATGGTCGCCAGTACATTTTGCGCCATGGTAGACGAACTGCCGATGCGCAGGGTGCCGATAGGGGAGTTGTTAAAGGCATACAGCTGTTCATGCACCTGTTGCGCCTCGGAGAGCATGCGGCGACAGCCCTGATAGTAAATGCGGCCCGCTTCGGTCAGGCCGAGACTGCGTGTGCTGCGGTTCAACAGCTTCACCTGTAGCTCATTTTCCAGTTTAGCGACAATCTGGCTGATAGAAGAGACACTCATCTGTAACTGCCTTGCGGCGGCAGTAAAGGAGCCTAATTCAACCACTTTGGCAAAAACTGACATGCCTTTTAGACGTTCCATTATTCACTCTGGCTTAAAAGTGATTTAGATCACATTATGTAGATAACCTGTCTTCAGGCGCGTTACACTATGACGCCGGGTTGCCGTCTGGTTACTCACCTTCTGTGTCAAGATATGTCATACACGCTATGCTTTAGGTTCTGATATTCGTCTGACAGTGTACCTGTCGTCCGACCATCATCAACCCGTAATGTGAAAGGTCCTGTATCAGCAGGCTGGCTTCGTGTTGGCATAACGGAATAGCTCGGTTGCGTATCAACAAGGATAAAAAATGAGTGTGTTACCGGTTATTGTCGTGTTTGGGCTGTCGTTCCCGCCGATATTCTTTGAAATCATCGTTTCGCTACTGCTGTTCTGGGTGGTGCGTCGTCTGCTGCTGCCGGTCGGCCTGTATGATTTTGTCTGGCATCCAGCGCTGTTTAACACCGCACTCTATTGCTGCCTGTTCTACCTGGTATCTCGTCTGTTCGTCTGAGGTTATAAGTGAAAGCTCTAATAAGAAAAATTGCGCGCTATGCCATTACTCTGATTCTGGTGGTGATAGCCGTTATCGTCGTGTTTCGCGCCTGGGCTTTTTATACCGAATCGCCCTGGACCCGTGATGCTAAATTTGCGGCGGATGTGGTGGCGATTGCGCCCGATGTCACAGGCCTGGTGACTGACGTACGCGTGCAGGATAACCAGCACGTTAAAAAGGGTGAGGTGCTCTTCACCATCGATCAGCCGCGTTTTCAAAAGGCGCTGGAAGAGGCGGAGGCGGATGTGCAGTACTATCGCACCGTTGTTGATGAAAAACGACGCGAGGCGGCACGGCGTAACAAGCTGGGCGTGATCGCCATGTCGCGTGAAGCGATCGAACAGTCAAATAACGATCTGCAAACCACCGAACATCAGCTGGCAAAGGCGCAGGCCTCGCGCGATCTGGCAAAGCTGGATCTTGAACGCACTGTAATCCGTGCGCCTGCAGATGGCTGGGTCACTAACCTGAACGTCTTTACCGGCGAATTTATTAATCGCGGCACCACATCGGTTGCGCTGGTAAAACAGAACTCCTACTACGTTGTGGCTTATATGGAAGAGACCAAGCTGGAGGGCATTCGCCCCGGCTACCGCGCTGAAATTACGCCGCTGGGTAGCGAACGCGTGCTGCATGGTACGGTGGATTCTATCGCCGCTGGCGTCACCAACAGCAGCAGCAGCGTGGATAGCAAGGGTATGGCAACCATCGATTCCAACCTGGAGTGGGTGCGTCTGGCGCAGCGCGTGCCGGTTAAAATTCGTCTCGATCGCCAGCAGGGTAACCTCTATCCCGCCGGTACTACCGCCACGGTAGTGGTCACTGGCGAAAACGATCGCCAGCAGGCACCGCGTTCGCCGCTTTCCCGGTTGCTGCACCGCCTGCGTGAGTTCGGCTAAGCGAGGGCGTGATGCAACTCGAACGATTACGCTTTCCGGTTAAGCTGACATTCGCTATTTTGACGGCGCTGCTGGTGGGGTTTCATTTTAATCTGGAAACCCCGCGCTGGGCGATCATGACCGCCGGGATTGTGGCGGGCGGCACGGCCTTCGCTGCGGGCGGCGATCCTTATTCCGGCGCGCTGCGTCATCGCGGCATGCTGCGTATCATCGGCACCTTTCTCGGCTGCCTGGCGGCGCTGACGATCATGATCGCCACTATCCGCGCGCCGGTAGTAATGCTGCTGCTCTGCTGTATCTGGGCGGGCGTCTGCGTCTGGCTCTCCTCTCTAATTCGCGTTGAAAACTCTTATGCTCTGGGGCTGGCAGGCTATACCGCGCTAATCATCGTGGTCAGCGTCGATATGTTCCCCGGCGGTACGCCGATGCTGGCACCGCAGTTTGCCGTCGAACGCTGTAGCGAGATCGTGATCGGCATCGTCTGCGCGATCCTGGCGGATATGGTTTTCTCACCGCGCTCGATCAAGAAGGTGATCGATAAAGAGATCGAGTCGCTGCTGCTGGATCAATATCGCCTGCTACAAATCTGTGTGGCGCACGGTGATAAAGATGAGGTGGATAAGGCGTGGGGCAATCTGGTACGCCGTACTACCACCCTTAACGGTATGCGCAGCCAGCTTTCTATGGAATCCTCACGCTGGCAGCGCGCCAATCGTCGCCTGAAGGCGTTGCATACCCTTTCGCTGACGCTGATTACCCAGGCGGCAGAAACGTTCCTGATTCAGAACTCACGCCCGGAATATATTCCACCGCAGTATCGGCTGTTGATAGAAAAAGAGGTGAACAGCCTTGCCGATTTACATAAGCATTTAAAAAACCTGCGGCGGATTATCAGCGCTTCCGGCAGCAAGAGCACGCCGGTAACGCTGTCCAGCTGGGTTGGTGCGGCTACACAATATTTAATGTTGTTAAAAGGCGTACAGACCAACAGCAGCATCAGCCAGCAGGAAGAGGCGCTGCTGAGCGCCGAGGTTGAGGTGGTGCGCGCCCGTTCGGCAGAAACCCATCACGCGATGATCAACGGCATCCGCACCTTTGTCGCTACCGCGCTGGGGTCGCTGTTCTGGCTCTATACCGGCTGGACCTCCGGCAGCGGCTGTATGATTATGCTGGCAGTTATCACCGCCCTGGCGATGCGTGCGCCCAATCCGCTGATGATGGCGAAAGATTTTCTCTACGGCATGACGGTTGCGGTGCCGCTGGGGGCGCTCTATTTTATGGTGATTATGCCCGCCACCCAGCAGAGTATGCTGCTGCTTTGTATTGCGATGGGAACGCTGGCGTTTGTCGCCGGGATCTTTATTCAGCGGCGACAGCTGGGAACGCTGGGGGCCTTTGTCGGCACGCTTAATGTGCTGGTGCTGGATAATCCGATGACTTTCTCCATCGGTGCTTTTCTTGATAGCGTGCTGGGGCAGGTGATCGGCTGTTTTGTCGCGCTGATGGTGATTCTGATTATCCGTGACAATTCCCGCGCCCGTACCGGCAGAACCCTGCTGAACCGCTTTATGTACGCGGCGGTTTCCGCGCTGACCACCAACCAGGCTCGGCGCAAAGAGAACCATCTACCCGCGCTCTATCAGCAGTTGTTTCTGCTGCTGAATCTGTTCCCTGGCGACATTGATAAATATCGTCTGGCGCTGACGCTGATTATCGGTCACCAGCGGCTGCGTAACGCGGAGATCCCGGTAAATGCCGAGCTCTCGGCGTATCATAAACAGCTGCGCTATACCGCCGATCGGGTCATCGCTTCCCGTAGCGATGACAGGCGCCGTTACTACTATCAGCGCCTGCTGAGCGAGTTTGATATCTACCAGCAGAAGCTGGCGCAGTATGAAGCGCCGCTGAGCGTCACCGAGCCGGTGAAACGTCTCGCCGATATGCTGAAGAAATATCAGCACACCCTGATCAATATCTGATACGCCAATGGCACCGCAGGGTGCCATTTTTCTCCTTCGTTCCGGGCGCGAGCCGAAAGCGCGGCCTTTGCCAACTATACTTTGCAGACCGGGATGACTAACAGGAGTAAAGAAATGGCGTATTCTCTCCACGATAGTGACCTTTTTCAAACGGGCTGTCTGATTAACGGTCAGTGGATCACGCTGAATGAAACCTTTGCGGTGCTCAATCCCGCGACGGGCGAAACCATTGCTCAGGTGGCAAAAGGCGGTAAAAAAGAGACCGAGCAGGCGATTGCGGCGGCGGAGCGAGCTTTTCCTGCCTGGCGCGCGCTAACGGCGAAGCAGCGTTCGGAAATCCTCTACCGCTGGTATCAGCTGATTATCGAAAATAAAAGCTGGCTGGGAAAACTGATGACGGCGGAGCAGGGGAAGCCGCTGAAAGAGGCAGAAGGCGAAGTGGAATATGCCGCCAGCTTTATTCAATGGTTTGCTGAGCAGGCGAAACGCATCAACGGCGAAATTATTCCGCCTGCTAAAAGTGGGGCCCGCATTCTGGCGACGCGTGAGCCAATTGGCGTCGTCGCGGCGATCACGCCGTGGAATTTTCCGATGGCGATGCTGACGCGCAAGCTGGGCCCGGCGCTGGCCGCTGGCTGCACCGGTATTATCAAGCCTGCCAATAATACGCCGCTTTCCGCGTTTGCCCTGCTGGCGCTGGCGCAGAAAGCGGGCGTGCCTGACGGTGTGCTGAACGGCGTCGCCGGTGATACGCACGCCATCAGCGATGCGATCATGGCCAGCGGCGCAGTGCGTAAAATCTCGTTTACCGGTTCAACCGCCGTCGGCAAAACGCTGATGCGTAACGCGGCGGAGACGATGAAAAAGATCTCAATGGAACTGGGCGGCAACGCGCCCTATATCGTTTTCGACGATGCCGATATCGATGCTGCGGTTAAGGGTGCCATCGCCAATAAATTCCGCAATGCCGGTCAGGTCTGCGTTAGCGTAAACCGCTTCTTTATTCATGATGCCGTGTACGATCGCTTCGTTAACCAGCTGGCGGAAGAGGTGAAAAAACTGCGGGTAGGTAACGGCATGGATGAAGGTGTGGTCGTTGGGCCGTTAATTAACAAAGAAGCAGTTGAAAAGGTTGAAGAGCATGTAAAAGATGCTCAGGCGAAAGGCGGTCGCATTGTGACAGGCGGCGCACGTCACGAACTGGGCGGTAATTTCTGGCAGCCGACAGTCATCGCCGATGCCGATGAAAAGATGAAGCTGGCGCGTGAAGAAACCTTTGGTCCGGTAGCTGCCTGCTTCCGTTTTTCCAGTGAAGAAGAGGTGATCCAACGCGCTAACGCGACGGAATATGGCCTGGCGGCCTATTTTTATACGCAGAATCTGCAACGCGTTTTCCGCGTCGCCGCCGCGCTGGAAAGTGGCATGATCGGCATTAACGAATGTGCGGTCTCCACCGAGCTGGCACCCTTTGGCGGCGTGAAGGAGTCCGGACTGGGACGTGAAGGATCGGTATTAGGTATTGAGGAATATCTGGAAGTCAAAGCGCTGCACATTGGCGGTTTATAACCCAGACGGGCGTGAGAGCGCCCGTTCCAGCATGACGGAGCAACCGGCATGAGGAAAGAGACGTTTGATTTTAATGAGATTGTCGACCAGGCGCACTTCTATCGTCAGTTTTGCGAGCGTTTCACGCTGTCAGATTCGTTGATTTTCGACCTCGACTCCCTGTGGGATGCGGTCATTGAATCTGTGTTGCCGCTACCGGTAGAAATTGAGTTTATTCATCTGGGCGCGGGCCAGAAAAGACGCTACGGCGCGCTGATTCTGCTGTTTGATGAAGCAGAAGAGGAGCTGGAAGGCCAGCTCCGCTTTAACATCCGTCAGGCGTAGCTCTGCCGGATGCAGAAATAAAAAAGGCCCGGCGAACGGGCCAAAGGTTCGTCACTTATCGACGAGGAATTACTTATAAATCTCTGCCGTGGCGTGGTAGTTGCCGTTGTTATAGGCTTCAACAACGCGATAGGCGGATGCGCCCCGTTTATCGGCCTGTTTTGACAGATGCTGACGAATTGAGGACGGGCTGCCATCTATACCGCTGACGGTGATGGTGCCGATCGACTGTAAGTTTTGGCTGTTGACATCCTGTTGGGTAACCAGGTCGGCAGCGCTGGCACCGAAAGAGAGTACTGATGCCAGACCTAAAGCAGCAAGGGTAAATGTGGTTTTCATATCTTCACTCCAGAGTAGCGTTTATGCGGCAGCCGGGATGGCTTAATAGCGGTTATTATTTCTGGGGCTGCCTGTTTCAGTTGTAGGGTGTGCTGATGCGTCAACGGGGCTTATTTATAAAGCTCGGCGGTAACGTGCCAGGTGTCCTGATTGCGCGCTTCGATAATGCGATAAGCACTGGCACCCTGATTTTCCGCTTTAGTGCTTAACGCCTGATGAATATCCATCGGTACGCCCGCAACGCCGCTCATAGTAACAATGCCTACAGGCTGCATATTTTGGGCTTGTTGAGCACTAACAGATTCTGCTGCCATGGTGCCGAATGACAGGGCGGATAGCAGGCTTACTGCGGCGATGGTAGTGGTAATTTTCATGATTTTTTCCTCGTCTTTTATTTTTCTCTTTTTGATAATGTGATTAACATCACGAAAACAAGTATAGATCTAATAACGTACGAAATTAATATCTGCCTAATAATGTTTTGTTGTAACTCTCTGGCTTCAAGTTATTTTTTTATAACTTAAAGTTATTAAAAGAGGCTATAAATTGTACTTTTACGGTTAAATATTTATCAAAACAGCAACATAAGCGACTTTATCTATTCGTGCTTTGTTTAACGATAGATCTACCTGGTGTGCTGCTTATTAGCAGATTGTTTCTTGATACTATCGTCTCAGTTCAGCATAAAATGCTAAAAATTGGTTGGTGACGAAAATGAAAACGTCAGGCTTATGCCATAGTGTGCTGAGAGAACTGGCGATCGGGGCGGAAAAAAGAGAGGAGAGGCAGTCAGCGGTTTATGACAGAAACAGATGCGGCATACATAGCATACATAAAGGAAACAACGGAGATCATTAGCGTGCAACGCTAATGATCTTCTGGGTTACAGTTCCTGCTCAAACAGCGCCAGAATGGCTTCGTAAAGCTGCTTAACGGTAAAAGCGCGGGCTGGAGTGATAAAGATCGTGTCATCACCGGCAATGGTGCCGAGGATGCCTTCCGCCTTGCCTAAAGAATCAAGCAGACGAGCAATCAGCTGAGCGGCACCGGGGCTGGTATGAATCACCACCAGTGCCTCGTTGTAATCGATATCCAGTACCAGATTTTTTAGCGGCGAGGTGGTAGTGGGCACGCCCAGTTCCGCAGGCAGGCAGTAAACCATCTCCATTTTGGCGTTACGGGTACGTACGGCACCAAACTTGGTTAGCATACGGGAGACTTTCGACTGATTAATGTTGTCGAAGCCTTCTTCCTGCAGGGCGGTCACAATTTCACCCTGCGAGCTGAATTTTTCCTCTTTCAGCAAAGCTTTGAAGGCTTTAATCAGATCTTCTTGTTTCGATGGATTACGCATAGGCTACCGATAATATAAAAATGCAGTGAAGCCCGGCCAGCAGGCGATACATTATTATGCAATTACATGAATTTTTATGCAAATGAACCGCAACGGATAAAGACGTTATGGCGCAGAGGGCGCGCATTTTACCAGAGTTTTGCGCAAGATAAAATTTGCTGCAGCCGCATAGCTATGGCGGAAAAAGTGACAAAGTTGTTATAGAATTGATGTTGTTATGATAAGAACTAACAGCTAAGGTAATATTGTTTAATATTTCAGCATCCGATTACGGTCATTATCTGGCCTGTACGTCATAGCGTCTTTTTCGTCCACTTTACCGGCCGTTTGTGTCCTGAGCCGCAAAATAAGGATGAACTTCTCGCTATTACTCCTCAGGCTATCCAGCATGATAACTCCGCTGGATTCCGGCATTTTTCTGCTCACGATAATAAGGAGTTTAGGATGAAAGTTGCGGTTCTCGGTGCGGCTGGTGGTATCGGCCAGGCACTTGCACTTCTGCTTAAAACCCAGTTACCTGCGGGTTCAGAACTTTCCCTGTACGATATCGCGCCTGTTACGCCCGGTGTGGCTGTTGATTTAAGCCATATCCCTACGCCAGTAAAAATCCAGGGTTTCAGCGGTGAAGATGCCACTCCTGCATTACAGGGAGCTGACGTAGTGCTAATTTCAGCGGGCGTGGCACGTAAGCCCGGAATGGATCGTTCCGATCTGTTTAATGTTAATGCCGGTATCGTTCGTAATTTGATTGAGCAGGTAGCGGAAACCTGTCCACACGCATTGATTGGGATCATTACTAATCCGGTCAATACCACAGTCGCTATTGCCGCCGAGGTGCTGAAAAAAGCGGGCGTTTACGATAAAAACCGCCTGTTTGGTGTAACCACGCTGGATATTATCCGCGCCAATACTTTCGTTGCAGAGCTGAAAGGCAAGCAGCCTGACGAGCTGGAAGTGCCTGTCGTGGGCGGGCATTCCGGGGTCACTATTCTGCCACTGCTTTCACAAATCCATGGCGTCTCGTTTAGCGAGCAGGAAGTCGCTGATTTAACGAAGCGTATTCAGAATGCCGGTACGGAAGTGGTGGAGGCCAAAGCGGGCGGAGGATCGGCTACGTTGTCGATGGGCCAGGCGGCGGCACGTTTTGGGCTGTCGCTGGTACGCGCGCTACAGGGAGAAAGCAATGTTATTGAGTACGCTTACGTTGAAGGCGACGGCGAATATGCACGTTTCTTCTCTCAGCCGCTGCTGTTAGGGAAAGAGGGCGTGATCGAACGGCGTCCGCTCGGCAAGCTGAGCGCCTATGAGCAAAGCGCACTACAAGGCATGTTAGAGACGCTGAAAAAAGATATAGAGCTGGGCGAAGCGTTCGTTAAATAATCATTTTTTCTCTACTCTCTGTGTGGTCGGAACCCCTGTTCCGGCCCTTTTACCCCGCCATCTCCCTACGCTTCATTGCTAAACCTCTGGCTAAATCTGCTAAACTTCCCGCGTTTTAACCGGCAACAAACGAGGACGCTGTGAAAAAAATCGAAAGAAAGCAGACCAGGGATCACATTACTCAGATGATTCGCTACGAAATTCTTTCCGGCAATATTAAAGCCGGAGAAGAGCTAGCGCAGGAGAGTATTGCGGAGCAGCTGGGACTCTCTCGCATGCCGGTGCGTGAAGCCTTGCAGTCGCTTGAACAGGAAGGATTTCTCATTCGACTGCCGAACCGTCATATGCAGGTGTCGCGGCTTGAGCCCGATGATGTCAGCCATATTTTCCGTATCATTGCCGTGATGGCGGCGGAGCTATTCGCCTTAGTTCCCGCCACGGCAGGCGAGTCGCTACGTCTGTGCGCAAGGGATTTGGCTTATCAGGAGGAAAAAACGCGTGAGCTTGATTTTCATTTGACGCTTATTTCATATATTGATAATCGTTACTTACGTAAGGCTTATCAACAGTTCCTTGATGGTTACATTTCTTACGTCATTTTATATCTCAAGGAAGATAAACAAGAATCGGCACAGCTGTTAAGTGAACTGGCCGCCGCCATTGGTGCAAACGATCGTGACGGCATTGCACATTCTACGCAGCATTATTTTCTCTCATTAGCAGAAATGATGCGTCAACATATGAAGGCCTGGGAAAGTGCAGAAGTTTAAGTTAGGTAAAATTAAGCTCCTGCCAGCAAAAGAGCTGGTAGCAGCGGTATTACGTAAGGCTATTCTGTCGCGGCAGTTAGCTGAAGGCCAGGAAATTACCCTGGAAGGTATCGCCAGCATGGTGGGGGTTTCCAGTATGCCGGTGCGTGAAGCCTTTCAAATCCTCGCCGCTGATGGCCTGATCAAAGTGCGCCCCAATAAAGGGGCGGTAGTGCTGGGGATCAATGAGCAGACGATCCGCGAACATTATGAGATCCGCGCTTTGTTAGAAAGTGAGGCGGTGGCAAAAGCATCGCGCCCCGGTACCGATATTTCGCGTATTGCGGAGATCCACTATGCCGCAGAAAAAGCGCTGGCGGCCAATAATTCTGCCGAATATTCCGATTTGAATCAGGCATTCCATATGGAAATCTGGAATACGGCAGGCAATGAGAAAATGAAGATGCTGCTTTCCAATATGTGGAACGGCCTGTCGATGGGACAGAACGTAACTGAAGAAGAGTACGCAACGCTTTCCATTCAGGAGCATCAGGGTATTTTACAGGCGCTGGAGCAGCATAACGAAGAGCTGGCGCGTTGCCGCATGCGCGACCATATTATCCGCTCAATGGAAAATATGCTGACCCGCTATATTGACGATCCCGCCGTCTAAACGGCTATTCCGCCTGCGAAGAGACCGTAGGCGTATATCACCCCATTTTTTTACGTTCTCCGTCGCTGTTCACCGTTTTTACGATCCGATCCCGCCTTCGATTTTGACGAAGATCCCAAACCCGTTGTGTTTTCAGGAAAATGATTGACTTACTTTTTATGTGGGAATACTTTTGGCTACATAATTTTGGATACAATATCATATATAATGGATGTATCTTATGGAACCTATTACGATTACGCTTGCTCTGCTGGTTTTCGCTATTGTGATGTTTGTCTGGGAAAAGGTGCCGCTGGCGGTCACTTCGATGGTGATCTGTGTAGCGTTGGTGCTCACCGGGGTGCTGGATATGAAGCAGGCCTTTTCCGGCTTTATTGATACCAATGTGATTCTGTTTGTGGCGATGTTTATCGTCGGCGGGGCGCTGTTTGAAACCGGTATGGCGAATAAAGTGGGCGGTGTAATTACCCGCTTCGCTAAAACAGAAAAGCAGCTCATCTTCACCATCATGCTGGTGACCGGTCTGATGTCCGGCGTGCTTTCGAATACCGGCACCGCTGCCGTATTAATTCCGGTGGTCATTGGCGTGGCGGCTAAATCGGGCTTCGCACGTTCGCGCCTGTTAATGCCGTTAGTTTTCGCTGCGGCGCTGGGCGGAAATCTGTCGATGATCGGCGCGCCAGGCAACCTGATTGCGCAGTCCGCCTTGCAGAATATCGGTGGCAGCTTTGGCTTTTTTGAATATGCAAAGATCGGCATGCCGATGCTGATTTGCGGCATCCTTTATTTTCTGACGCTGGGCTACAAATTCTTACCTAATAATCCCAATAGCGGTGCGGTTGGCGGCCTGGGCGAGCAGCGCGATTACAGCCATGTCCCGGCGTGGAAACAGTTACTGTCGCTGGTGATATTGATTGTCACAATTCTCGGCATGATTTTCGAAAAGCAGATTGGTATCAGCCTCGCCATTATCGGCTGTATCGGCGCACTGGTATTGGTTATTAGCGGCGTGCTGAGTGAAAAACAGGCTTATAACGCTATTGATTCTCAAACCATTTTTATCTTCGGCGGCACGCTGGCGCTGGCACAGGCGCTGGAAACCACCGGGGCCGGAAAGCTGGTAGCAGATTACGTGATCGGCATGCTGGGGCAAAACTCTTCGCCTTTTATGCTGCTGGTCGTGATCTTTACTCTCTCCGTCATTATGACCAATTTTATGTCCAACACGGCAACCACGGCGCTGCTGGTGCCGGTGAGTCTCTCCATTGCCGCAGGTATGGGTGCCGATCCGCGCGCGGTATTGATGGCAACGGTTATTGGCGGCTCCTGCGCCTATGCGACGCCCATCGGGATGCCCGCCAACATGATGGTGCTGTCGGCAGGCGGCTATAAGTTTGTCGATTACGCCAAAGCGGGCCTGCCTCTCATCCTGGTTTCCACCATTGTCAGCCTGATTCTGCTGCCAATCCTTTTCCCTTTTCACCCGTAATTAACAGAAAAATTTCTGATTAAGAAGGAGTATTTATGAGCAAAAGCGCACAGATATCCCACATGACCGACATTA
The sequence above is a segment of the Mixta intestinalis genome. Coding sequences within it:
- a CDS encoding NAD-dependent succinate-semialdehyde dehydrogenase, whose translation is MAYSLHDSDLFQTGCLINGQWITLNETFAVLNPATGETIAQVAKGGKKETEQAIAAAERAFPAWRALTAKQRSEILYRWYQLIIENKSWLGKLMTAEQGKPLKEAEGEVEYAASFIQWFAEQAKRINGEIIPPAKSGARILATREPIGVVAAITPWNFPMAMLTRKLGPALAAGCTGIIKPANNTPLSAFALLALAQKAGVPDGVLNGVAGDTHAISDAIMASGAVRKISFTGSTAVGKTLMRNAAETMKKISMELGGNAPYIVFDDADIDAAVKGAIANKFRNAGQVCVSVNRFFIHDAVYDRFVNQLAEEVKKLRVGNGMDEGVVVGPLINKEAVEKVEEHVKDAQAKGGRIVTGGARHELGGNFWQPTVIADADEKMKLAREETFGPVAACFRFSSEEEVIQRANATEYGLAAYFYTQNLQRVFRVAAALESGMIGINECAVSTELAPFGGVKESGLGREGSVLGIEEYLEVKALHIGGL
- a CDS encoding barstar family protein; its protein translation is MRKETFDFNEIVDQAHFYRQFCERFTLSDSLIFDLDSLWDAVIESVLPLPVEIEFIHLGAGQKRRYGALILLFDEAEEELEGQLRFNIRQA
- the yhcN gene encoding peroxide/acid stress response protein YhcN, with the translated sequence MKTTFTLAALGLASVLSFGASAADLVTQQDVNSQNLQSIGTITVSGIDGSPSSIRQHLSKQADKRGASAYRVVEAYNNGNYHATAEIYK
- the yhcN gene encoding peroxide/acid stress response protein YhcN, whose protein sequence is MKITTTIAAVSLLSALSFGTMAAESVSAQQAQNMQPVGIVTMSGVAGVPMDIHQALSTKAENQGASAYRIIEARNQDTWHVTAELYK
- the argR gene encoding transcriptional regulator ArgR → MRNPSKQEDLIKAFKALLKEEKFSSQGEIVTALQEEGFDNINQSKVSRMLTKFGAVRTRNAKMEMVYCLPAELGVPTTTSPLKNLVLDIDYNEALVVIHTSPGAAQLIARLLDSLGKAEGILGTIAGDDTIFITPARAFTVKQLYEAILALFEQEL
- the mdh gene encoding malate dehydrogenase codes for the protein MKVAVLGAAGGIGQALALLLKTQLPAGSELSLYDIAPVTPGVAVDLSHIPTPVKIQGFSGEDATPALQGADVVLISAGVARKPGMDRSDLFNVNAGIVRNLIEQVAETCPHALIGIITNPVNTTVAIAAEVLKKAGVYDKNRLFGVTTLDIIRANTFVAELKGKQPDELEVPVVGGHSGVTILPLLSQIHGVSFSEQEVADLTKRIQNAGTEVVEAKAGGGSATLSMGQAAARFGLSLVRALQGESNVIEYAYVEGDGEYARFFSQPLLLGKEGVIERRPLGKLSAYEQSALQGMLETLKKDIELGEAFVK
- a CDS encoding GntR family transcriptional regulator, with protein sequence MKKIERKQTRDHITQMIRYEILSGNIKAGEELAQESIAEQLGLSRMPVREALQSLEQEGFLIRLPNRHMQVSRLEPDDVSHIFRIIAVMAAELFALVPATAGESLRLCARDLAYQEEKTRELDFHLTLISYIDNRYLRKAYQQFLDGYISYVILYLKEDKQESAQLLSELAAAIGANDRDGIAHSTQHYFLSLAEMMRQHMKAWESAEV
- a CDS encoding GntR family transcriptional regulator, whose protein sequence is MQKFKLGKIKLLPAKELVAAVLRKAILSRQLAEGQEITLEGIASMVGVSSMPVREAFQILAADGLIKVRPNKGAVVLGINEQTIREHYEIRALLESEAVAKASRPGTDISRIAEIHYAAEKALAANNSAEYSDLNQAFHMEIWNTAGNEKMKMLLSNMWNGLSMGQNVTEEEYATLSIQEHQGILQALEQHNEELARCRMRDHIIRSMENMLTRYIDDPAV